The proteins below come from a single bacterium genomic window:
- a CDS encoding lysophospholipid acyltransferase family protein, giving the protein MNTEFVDKVRPFFGFLEKYFRYKVKGLERIPSRKALVVMNHGIIPYHGFLLAKRLMDDRGIYPRGLGAEFLFAIPGVREFFLKGGAVNASPKNARRLLNEGHVVMLAPGGIYEALIAKKGLRRIPWERRKGFVRLAVETGTPIVPTYCRGINAVYMNSYFLLKPRIKLLEKTRFSLPLFLGLGLLPLPRKLIHVVGRPISVARRPGESRAAQVSRIHARVLAAVAALAKSQEIA; this is encoded by the coding sequence TTGAACACCGAGTTTGTCGACAAGGTCCGACCCTTCTTCGGTTTTCTCGAAAAATATTTCCGGTACAAGGTCAAAGGTCTCGAGCGTATTCCGTCCCGCAAGGCCCTTGTCGTGATGAACCACGGCATCATCCCCTACCATGGGTTTCTCCTGGCAAAAAGGTTGATGGACGACCGCGGCATCTATCCGCGCGGGTTGGGCGCCGAGTTTTTGTTCGCCATTCCCGGCGTGCGCGAGTTTTTTCTCAAAGGCGGTGCGGTCAACGCGAGCCCGAAGAACGCAAGGCGTCTCCTGAACGAAGGCCATGTCGTCATGCTCGCGCCCGGCGGCATCTATGAAGCGCTCATCGCCAAGAAAGGCCTGAGACGGATCCCCTGGGAGCGGCGCAAGGGCTTCGTGCGCCTGGCCGTGGAGACGGGAACGCCGATCGTCCCGACGTATTGCCGGGGCATCAACGCCGTCTACATGAATTCCTATTTTCTCCTGAAACCGCGCATCAAGCTGTTGGAAAAAACCCGCTTCAGCCTGCCGTTATTTCTTGGCCTGGGACTCTTGCCGCTCCCCCGCAAGCTCATCCACGTGGTGGGCCGCCCCATTTCCGTGGCGCGCCGGCCCGGGGAGTCCCGCGCGGCGCAGGTGAGCCGCATCCATGCGCGCGTCCTCGCCGCGGTCGCGGCGTTGGCCAAAAGCCAGGAAATCGCTTAA
- a CDS encoding PilZ domain-containing protein — MAMNPEIQPSQSQKDQRRHARLDIALAVNYAIQQAGPDGVYGASEMAETLSSDISASGLRLMTVAPLDNGSILNLEITLPEEWPGAAEPIKAQGEVVWQNKISDYSYETGTVIKYMEENEKKRLMSFVFDQMSRLVGTLAPSGGSAGSVGGTTPTLLH; from the coding sequence ATGGCAATGAATCCCGAGATCCAGCCGTCTCAATCCCAAAAAGACCAGCGCCGCCACGCGCGCCTCGATATCGCTCTCGCCGTCAACTATGCCATCCAGCAGGCGGGCCCGGATGGGGTCTACGGGGCAAGCGAAATGGCCGAGACCCTTTCCTCGGACATCAGCGCGAGCGGGCTGCGCCTCATGACGGTCGCCCCGCTCGACAACGGATCCATCCTGAACCTCGAAATCACGCTCCCCGAGGAATGGCCGGGCGCCGCGGAACCCATCAAGGCCCAGGGCGAGGTCGTCTGGCAGAACAAGATCTCCGACTACAGCTACGAGACGGGGACGGTCATCAAGTACATGGAAGAGAACGAAAAGAAGCGCCTCATGAGCTTCGTCTTCGATCAGATGTCCCGTCTGGTGGGCACCCTCGCCCCGTCCGGCGGATCGGCGGGTTCGGTTGGCGGCACGACTCCGACCCTGCTCCATTGA